In the genome of Hyphobacterium sp. CCMP332, one region contains:
- a CDS encoding NTP transferase domain-containing protein: MSKQAVILCGGKGTRLKPYTVVLPKPLMPIGEFPILEVIIRQLKENGFSNLIFAVNHQAELIKAFFGNGEKWGIKISYSLENKPLSTMGPLKLIDNLDSNFLVMNGDILTDLDFSGFYEEHVSTNSIFTISSYSRTHINDYGVLIKNAANKLEDFKEKPSTNFEVSMGIYMASSEILEVIPEDTFYGFDHLMKDLIELKKYPSVKRHNGYWLDIGRPDDYSIAIDEFEKNKNVFLKN; the protein is encoded by the coding sequence ATGTCTAAACAAGCTGTCATACTTTGCGGGGGAAAAGGCACCCGGCTTAAACCCTATACCGTTGTTTTACCAAAACCACTTATGCCCATAGGCGAATTTCCAATTTTGGAGGTCATTATCCGACAACTCAAGGAAAATGGATTTAGCAATTTGATATTTGCCGTTAATCATCAGGCCGAATTGATTAAAGCCTTCTTTGGAAATGGAGAAAAATGGGGGATTAAAATCTCCTACTCTTTGGAAAACAAACCATTGAGCACGATGGGGCCTTTGAAATTAATTGACAACCTTGACAGCAATTTTTTGGTCATGAATGGCGATATTCTCACTGATCTGGATTTTTCCGGATTTTATGAAGAGCATGTTAGCACCAATAGCATTTTCACGATTTCATCTTATAGTCGTACGCATATAAATGATTATGGCGTATTAATTAAAAATGCAGCCAACAAGCTTGAGGACTTTAAAGAAAAACCCTCTACTAATTTTGAAGTGAGTATGGGCATATACATGGCCAGTTCAGAGATTTTAGAGGTAATTCCCGAGGATACTTTTTATGGATTTGACCACCTGATGAAAGATTTGATTGAGTTAAAAAAATATCCTTCAGTAAAACGCCATAATGGCTATTGGCTGGATATAGGGCGACCCGATGACTATTCAATTGCTATTGATGAATTTGAAAAAAACAAAAACGTTTTTCTGAAGAATTGA
- a CDS encoding glycosyltransferase family 4 protein: MRLAVHYHIPCFEENGKIFTDAQQGVFLDSIAVHFEIILCFLHSPLAHEMKNMDYEILSKNIKVIGLGPHLSFPKRLMRVMHYLKTFKRYEGQFDAILCRTPSPLSNFIIKRFPKKSAIYVVGDYIDGLSSMKGNWLKKQLIKLWAHYYENLQNKLASDILCITNSRLKQNKLLKFNGKTQLIRSTTLKKADFYDREDTCQGDVIKILYTGRIDEAKGLEDILEAILKIINSDNKKIEFHIAGFSLTKRNDLIDKLKGEAAKQGNEGIVQWHGKLKIGSELNELYRSCDIYCIASRSGFEGFPRTIWEAMANSLPVIASEVGSIPYFMDNYRHGILSIPKSVESLVKSINEIIDKEELRKNMIKNARELAKDNTLDQFGVKISGEIKSYFNT, from the coding sequence ATGAGACTGGCTGTGCACTACCATATTCCCTGTTTTGAAGAAAATGGCAAAATTTTTACGGATGCTCAACAAGGGGTTTTTTTGGATTCTATTGCCGTCCATTTTGAAATCATCTTGTGTTTTTTGCACAGTCCTTTGGCGCATGAAATGAAAAATATGGATTATGAAATCCTATCTAAAAACATTAAAGTCATCGGTCTTGGCCCTCATTTAAGTTTCCCAAAGAGGTTGATGAGAGTTATGCACTATCTCAAAACATTCAAAAGATACGAGGGGCAATTCGATGCTATACTTTGTCGGACACCAAGTCCACTTTCAAATTTCATTATCAAAAGGTTTCCAAAAAAATCTGCGATTTATGTCGTTGGCGACTACATTGACGGATTATCAAGCATGAAAGGCAATTGGCTAAAAAAGCAATTGATAAAATTATGGGCCCATTATTATGAAAACCTGCAAAACAAATTAGCCTCTGATATATTGTGCATAACCAATAGCCGTTTAAAACAAAACAAACTTTTAAAATTCAATGGCAAAACCCAATTAATCCGCTCAACCACTCTTAAGAAAGCTGATTTTTACGACAGGGAAGATACTTGTCAGGGAGATGTAATAAAGATCTTATATACCGGCCGTATCGACGAAGCCAAAGGCTTGGAAGATATACTGGAGGCCATTTTAAAAATCATTAATTCCGATAATAAAAAGATAGAATTTCATATTGCCGGGTTTTCTCTGACAAAAAGAAATGATCTTATTGATAAACTAAAAGGGGAGGCCGCAAAACAGGGCAATGAGGGAATTGTACAATGGCATGGTAAATTGAAAATCGGTTCAGAATTAAATGAACTCTACCGTTCATGTGATATTTACTGTATTGCGTCCAGAAGTGGATTTGAAGGTTTTCCCAGAACGATTTGGGAGGCCATGGCCAATTCCTTACCGGTTATTGCGAGTGAAGTTGGATCAATCCCATATTTTATGGATAATTACCGGCATGGAATACTCTCAATACCAAAATCTGTAGAAAGTCTTGTAAAATCGATAAATGAAATTATTGATAAGGAAGAATTGAGAAAAAATATGATCAAAAATGCCCGTGAATTGGCAAAGGACAATACCCTCGACCAGTTCGGAGTAAAAATATCAGGAGAGATAAAATCCTACTTTAATACCTAA
- a CDS encoding glycosyltransferase family 4 protein gives MPEPSYEGGMTMISLMYRDAGIFKRKGIHYFNTSFNHKNTISRFFESIILKWKFWQMLIKASVRDVYILSSSYTGFYDKILYVIIAKLLFKKTYLNLVGGAFFKFTNSGTFNRLMVPKLLKLPNAIVVGSELWKNKFKDLYGCENTRVIYNPVRIPDRFKNYNYSKNISARIEIVFLGALNEGKGVLDLIKIIQAFSAEESLIFTIIGKGEMESQISGDLEKEIALGRVKLEGFISEEEKHEILERAHVFILPSYFEVLPISILEAMYTGMLILSTKVGAIPEIIEENKNGFLYEPGQYNLMISGIQSLIQNPEMIEEIGRNNISKSKNFDVETIFEVQMNMMKNH, from the coding sequence ATGCCTGAACCGTCTTATGAAGGCGGAATGACCATGATCTCTTTGATGTACCGGGATGCTGGAATATTTAAGCGGAAGGGCATCCATTATTTTAATACAAGCTTCAATCATAAAAATACTATTAGTCGCTTCTTTGAAAGTATTATACTCAAATGGAAGTTCTGGCAAATGCTTATCAAAGCATCAGTTAGGGATGTTTATATTTTAAGCTCCTCGTACACAGGATTTTATGATAAGATTTTATATGTGATAATTGCTAAATTACTATTTAAAAAAACCTATCTGAATTTGGTGGGAGGTGCCTTTTTCAAATTCACGAATTCCGGAACTTTCAATCGTTTGATGGTACCAAAACTTTTAAAATTACCCAATGCAATAGTGGTGGGCTCCGAACTCTGGAAGAACAAATTTAAAGACTTATACGGCTGTGAGAACACAAGGGTAATTTACAATCCCGTAAGAATCCCAGATAGATTTAAAAATTATAATTACAGTAAAAACATTTCGGCTAGAATTGAAATTGTTTTTCTCGGTGCCTTGAACGAGGGCAAGGGCGTCCTGGATTTAATAAAAATTATTCAGGCCTTTTCCGCTGAAGAGTCCCTTATTTTCACAATTATTGGTAAAGGAGAAATGGAGTCGCAAATTTCCGGAGATTTGGAAAAAGAGATTGCACTTGGAAGAGTAAAACTTGAGGGTTTTATAAGTGAAGAAGAAAAGCACGAAATTCTCGAAAGAGCCCATGTTTTTATTTTGCCAAGTTATTTTGAAGTATTGCCCATTTCCATTTTAGAGGCCATGTACACAGGCATGTTGATTTTATCTACGAAAGTCGGAGCCATTCCTGAAATTATCGAAGAAAATAAAAATGGGTTTTTGTACGAGCCGGGACAATACAATTTGATGATTTCCGGAATACAAAGTCTAATTCAAAACCCTGAAATGATTGAAGAAATTGGGAGAAATAACATTTCAAAATCAAAAAATTTCGATGTGGAAACCATATTTGAGGTGCAAATGAATATGATGAAGAACCATTGA
- a CDS encoding glycosyltransferase family 2 protein, protein MKAEAIIATRNRPESCRRLADQLLEIGIFRNIIIVDSSDSEHSGIFKEDQIIHIKCPVQNQPFQRYTGYKRAMGDVLFFFDDDVRITNTKGIHELFSLFSTADLAGASLGIELDRDNPEKMSGEIRHNVLLSGIKKFKAGEYWIYGLKQAYPINGGMVHYLKGPAFATRKEFLYRNFDFRLFDIYERGLGKGEDAILSYTLSKQGPIQYLPIDAIHHQVVDQSAYAQSAISFYKRYAFSRYFHTLNYCRLNKVSFIKKVGYLLVYYALIFSTLIKSMLGSILKWSKNDLERTKGISIGILKSTYLLNTLPSRQTAFKKWNTKADQILETENINSLN, encoded by the coding sequence TTGAAAGCTGAGGCGATAATTGCCACGCGTAACAGACCCGAATCCTGCCGCCGTCTTGCAGATCAATTGTTGGAGATTGGTATTTTCAGAAATATTATTATTGTAGATTCATCAGATTCGGAACACTCCGGTATTTTCAAGGAAGATCAGATTATCCACATTAAATGCCCTGTTCAAAATCAGCCCTTTCAACGCTATACCGGTTATAAAAGAGCTATGGGCGATGTACTGTTTTTCTTTGATGATGACGTCAGAATCACCAATACCAAAGGAATACATGAGTTGTTTTCACTTTTTTCCACAGCTGATTTAGCAGGAGCATCGCTCGGAATCGAACTTGACAGGGACAATCCAGAAAAGATGTCCGGTGAAATTCGTCACAATGTATTGCTTTCGGGAATAAAAAAATTTAAAGCGGGCGAATACTGGATATACGGATTGAAACAGGCATATCCCATAAATGGAGGAATGGTGCATTATTTAAAAGGTCCGGCTTTCGCTACGAGAAAAGAATTTTTATATCGCAATTTTGATTTCAGGTTGTTTGATATTTATGAAAGAGGCCTTGGAAAAGGTGAAGATGCTATTTTAAGCTATACCTTGTCGAAACAGGGGCCTATTCAATACCTTCCTATTGATGCCATACATCATCAGGTGGTAGATCAAAGCGCATACGCTCAATCTGCCATTTCCTTTTATAAGAGATATGCCTTTTCAAGGTATTTCCACACTTTGAATTATTGTCGCTTAAACAAGGTCTCCTTTATAAAAAAAGTGGGCTATTTATTGGTTTACTACGCGCTTATTTTTAGCACTTTAATTAAATCAATGTTGGGTTCAATTCTAAAATGGTCAAAGAATGATTTAGAAAGAACCAAAGGAATATCAATTGGAATTTTAAAAAGTACATACTTGCTAAATACACTGCCATCCCGTCAAACGGCTTTTAAAAAATGGAATACCAAAGCTGATCAGATTTTGGAAACAGAAAACATAAATAGCTTAAATTGA
- a CDS encoding NAD(P)-dependent oxidoreductase: MKILVTGSGGFIGQMLCKKLNAEGYMVLAHKKEDGDVRELKSFDKYDSERPEKVIHLAALTFVPESWENPSKYLDVNINGTRNVLEKCRLWGSEIIYPSTYVYGIPEYLPINESHKVDPANPYAYSKFVSEGLCGFYAEKYNVPALVIRPFNIYGPGQSAHFLIPTIIRQIIDEQSKEISLKTLKPRRDLIYIDDFIELIIKVLDFSKKKSFDLINAGSGESFSVEEIVQILLEISGYNKAVIEEKEIRKSEVFEIKADISKAKKEYNFGLKTGIREGLKQCYDHAKEKG; encoded by the coding sequence TTGAAAATTCTTGTAACAGGTTCGGGCGGTTTTATAGGTCAAATGCTCTGTAAAAAACTCAATGCAGAAGGGTACATGGTTTTGGCTCATAAAAAAGAGGACGGCGATGTTAGAGAACTCAAAAGTTTTGATAAATACGATTCTGAAAGGCCGGAAAAGGTTATTCATTTAGCGGCACTTACTTTTGTACCCGAAAGCTGGGAAAATCCATCAAAGTATTTGGATGTCAATATAAACGGAACCAGAAATGTACTGGAGAAGTGCAGATTATGGGGTTCGGAAATCATTTATCCGAGTACTTATGTTTATGGCATACCTGAATATTTACCAATAAATGAAAGCCATAAGGTTGATCCTGCAAATCCATATGCCTATTCAAAATTTGTTTCTGAAGGTCTATGCGGCTTTTATGCTGAGAAATACAATGTGCCGGCCCTGGTTATCAGACCATTTAATATATACGGTCCCGGGCAGAGCGCCCATTTTCTCATTCCCACAATCATCCGTCAAATAATTGATGAGCAAAGCAAGGAGATAAGCCTTAAAACCCTTAAACCAAGAAGAGACTTAATATATATTGATGATTTTATAGAGCTGATAATTAAAGTTTTAGATTTTTCAAAAAAGAAATCATTCGATTTAATTAATGCCGGCTCCGGAGAATCTTTTTCAGTTGAGGAGATAGTACAAATACTACTGGAAATAAGTGGATACAATAAGGCCGTAATTGAAGAAAAAGAAATAAGAAAATCCGAAGTTTTTGAGATTAAGGCAGACATTAGTAAAGCCAAAAAAGAGTATAATTTCGGACTAAAAACCGGTATTCGTGAAGGTTTGAAGCAGTGTTATGATCATGCAAAAGAAAAAGGTTAA
- a CDS encoding glycosyltransferase family 4 protein — translation MRLLFICNEYPPAPHGGIGIVVKDIAEYLVAQGHDVLVLGYDKSIKKDISESSNGVIVHRLLNPYLNKGIKISRFRLSAGPYLERKHLSKRLKKQIAYFNPDIIESYDWSGPLWSKPKSHLIVRMHGANSAYQYFEKKRMSRLLYFFEKRNIQMADTLISVSKHMADLTLESLRMNKDYSVIYNCVDTTFFTNQQEVRRDPNLLLFVGRIHPRKGLEELFMTMNIIFEKRPQTKLQLLGAFDPVFKNQLEGLLKSDAYLEKVEFFGKIPHSELVDHYNKASLVLVPSRAEAFGLVAIEAMACETPVCMANKASGPEIIRDGEGAWLLNYDNSEESANLIIEKLSRPELISKQGKVARAHIKDHFSSEKILKKNVQFYHQILSAKAKTKAIES, via the coding sequence TTGAGATTACTTTTCATCTGCAATGAATATCCTCCGGCACCTCATGGAGGAATTGGAATTGTAGTTAAAGACATTGCTGAATACCTGGTTGCGCAGGGTCATGATGTCCTTGTTTTGGGTTATGATAAATCAATTAAAAAGGACATTTCTGAATCTTCCAATGGTGTGATCGTTCACAGATTGCTAAATCCCTATTTGAATAAAGGCATAAAAATTTCCAGGTTTAGATTAAGTGCCGGCCCTTATTTAGAAAGAAAACATCTATCCAAAAGGTTAAAAAAGCAAATTGCCTATTTTAATCCCGATATCATTGAAAGTTACGATTGGTCTGGCCCGCTTTGGTCAAAGCCAAAAAGCCACTTGATTGTGAGAATGCACGGTGCCAATTCAGCCTATCAGTATTTTGAGAAAAAACGAATGAGTCGCTTATTGTATTTCTTTGAAAAACGAAATATTCAAATGGCAGATACGCTTATTTCCGTATCAAAGCATATGGCTGATCTTACACTTGAAAGCTTGCGTATGAACAAGGATTATTCGGTCATTTATAATTGTGTGGATACTACTTTTTTTACAAATCAGCAGGAAGTTCGCAGAGATCCAAACCTATTGCTATTTGTTGGTCGAATTCATCCAAGAAAAGGTCTTGAGGAATTATTTATGACCATGAACATAATTTTTGAGAAACGCCCGCAAACCAAACTTCAACTATTAGGGGCTTTTGATCCTGTATTTAAAAATCAGTTGGAAGGATTACTAAAATCTGATGCCTATTTGGAAAAGGTAGAATTTTTTGGAAAAATACCACATTCGGAACTTGTTGATCACTACAATAAAGCAAGTCTGGTACTCGTGCCCTCAAGGGCAGAAGCTTTTGGACTTGTGGCGATTGAAGCCATGGCTTGTGAAACTCCCGTATGCATGGCCAATAAAGCAAGCGGACCCGAGATAATCAGAGATGGTGAAGGGGCCTGGTTGCTCAATTATGATAATTCTGAAGAAAGTGCTAATCTGATAATTGAAAAGCTCAGTCGACCCGAATTAATTTCAAAACAGGGGAAAGTAGCAAGAGCACATATAAAAGATCATTTTTCCTCAGAAAAAATTCTTAAGAAAAACGTGCAATTCTATCATCAGATTTTAAGTGCTAAGGCCAAAACAAAAGCAATTGAAAGCTGA
- a CDS encoding GDP-mannose 4,6-dehydratase yields the protein MDKLEKHKCLVTGADGFIGSNLTESLLKTGAKVRALVQYNSQNSWGWLEVYANDQPDNLEIISGDIRDLNFCYELTKDIDIVFHLAALIAIPYSYHSPGSYIDTNISGTSNICLAALKNKVSKVLHTSTSEVYGTAQYVPIDEKHPLQAQSPYSASKIASDAMAISYFNAFELPLVVIRPFNTYGPRQSARAVIPTIISQIANGKKEIKLGDLSPTRDFNYVLDTCEGFIKAAETSNINGEIINLGSGSEISIGDLVLLIAELMGKTVKVVSEQERIRPEKSEVHRLLCDNSKAKKLLNFKSNYNLKEGLSETIKWFSDDKNLKMYKANIYNV from the coding sequence ATGGATAAATTAGAAAAACACAAATGTCTGGTCACCGGAGCCGATGGTTTTATAGGTTCTAATCTGACAGAGTCACTTTTAAAAACGGGAGCAAAGGTGAGAGCATTGGTGCAATACAATTCGCAAAACAGCTGGGGTTGGCTCGAGGTCTATGCCAATGATCAACCTGATAATCTTGAAATCATTTCGGGGGATATCCGGGATTTAAATTTCTGTTATGAACTGACAAAAGATATTGACATTGTATTTCATTTGGCAGCGCTGATAGCAATTCCCTATTCTTACCACTCTCCGGGCAGTTATATTGATACCAATATTAGCGGCACATCAAATATTTGCCTGGCCGCCTTAAAAAACAAAGTAAGCAAAGTACTTCACACTTCTACAAGCGAAGTGTATGGTACTGCACAGTACGTCCCTATCGATGAAAAACATCCATTGCAAGCACAATCGCCTTACAGCGCTTCAAAAATCGCTTCAGATGCCATGGCCATTAGTTATTTCAATGCATTTGAACTTCCACTGGTTGTGATAAGGCCATTCAATACTTATGGTCCCAGACAATCGGCAAGAGCGGTTATTCCAACTATCATTTCTCAAATAGCAAATGGAAAAAAAGAAATAAAACTTGGTGATCTCAGTCCAACGAGGGATTTTAATTATGTCCTTGACACCTGTGAAGGGTTTATTAAAGCCGCAGAAACGAGCAATATAAATGGAGAAATAATCAATTTGGGTAGCGGATCCGAAATTTCTATTGGTGATCTTGTATTGCTTATTGCCGAACTCATGGGAAAGACGGTAAAAGTAGTTTCAGAACAGGAAAGAATCCGACCCGAAAAATCTGAGGTACATCGATTGTTGTGTGATAACAGCAAAGCAAAAAAGCTATTGAACTTTAAATCAAATTACAATTTAAAAGAAGGCCTAAGCGAAACGATAAAGTGGTTTTCAGATGATAAAAATTTAAAAATGTACAAAGCCAATATTTACAATGTCTAA
- a CDS encoding O-antigen ligase family protein encodes MRLIDYKYYKREEKILFWFTLFIVLQFIQVVFNISFYFFPFFIYFYFIEKGKPVKLFSTFSLLAIAFAIGALLSYAHSSDQDSSGLVILNYMYWSLILILFNSIKNFISLRAIFDAILLGLIICVLYYHIFQRIGFQLIPIFKDYSQNAFSFLAICFTPIATYHFVSKNGKQKGLFFGIILIVLSFLSGSRAGSLLVAGGVVSALLIDQLRFRTILFYAIIIALFGNLFIALPIVQDTIYGLNERTYNIIYNTEEVFSSDRSYLIRRSMVEKGLEIFNENKKYGIGLNNFQGYEIQLPGEFEGAEYVINKGKIMDIGSHNSYINILAEGGLFLFVPFVSILAIIILTGLFTFHKVSDFQRIILVSIILMCIHLYVITAILNVMAWFVIALGFVGMNWGKRRSFR; translated from the coding sequence ATGCGCTTGATTGACTATAAATATTATAAAAGAGAAGAGAAAATACTTTTTTGGTTTACCCTCTTTATAGTATTGCAGTTTATACAGGTTGTATTCAATATATCCTTCTATTTTTTCCCATTTTTTATCTATTTCTATTTCATTGAAAAGGGAAAACCTGTAAAGCTTTTTTCTACCTTTTCACTCCTGGCCATAGCCTTTGCCATAGGAGCCTTATTGTCATATGCCCATAGTTCAGATCAGGATAGCTCAGGCCTGGTTATTTTAAATTATATGTATTGGTCATTAATACTTATACTATTTAACTCTATAAAAAATTTCATAAGTCTGAGGGCCATTTTTGATGCAATTCTACTCGGTCTGATAATTTGCGTGCTTTATTATCACATTTTTCAGCGTATCGGTTTTCAATTAATACCAATATTCAAGGATTATTCACAAAATGCCTTTTCATTTCTAGCCATTTGTTTTACTCCGATTGCCACCTATCATTTTGTTTCTAAAAACGGTAAACAAAAAGGCCTGTTTTTCGGTATTATTCTGATTGTATTGTCCTTTTTAAGCGGTTCAAGAGCAGGGTCTTTGCTTGTGGCTGGTGGTGTCGTTTCTGCCTTACTAATTGATCAGTTGCGGTTTAGAACAATTCTTTTTTATGCCATTATAATTGCACTCTTTGGCAACCTTTTCATTGCGCTGCCGATTGTTCAGGACACTATTTACGGTTTGAATGAGCGTACTTATAATATTATTTACAATACTGAAGAGGTCTTCTCTTCCGATCGATCCTATTTAATCAGGCGATCAATGGTAGAAAAAGGTCTGGAAATATTTAATGAAAACAAGAAGTACGGCATTGGGTTGAACAATTTTCAGGGATATGAAATTCAGCTTCCCGGGGAGTTTGAAGGCGCTGAATATGTTATAAACAAAGGGAAAATTATGGATATCGGCTCGCATAATTCCTATATTAATATTTTGGCCGAAGGGGGATTGTTTTTATTTGTGCCCTTCGTTTCTATTCTCGCGATTATTATTCTGACGGGCTTATTTACTTTTCATAAAGTGTCTGATTTTCAGAGGATAATACTTGTTTCCATTATTTTGATGTGTATCCACTTGTATGTAATTACTGCCATATTAAATGTTATGGCCTGGTTTGTCATAGCACTGGGTTTTGTAGGCATGAACTGGGGGAAAAGGAGATCATTTCGATGA
- a CDS encoding phenylacetate--CoA ligase family protein: MTAFRILIARMVLLLNGLPLKKAMKDILELNQSFKSPEEKNVWLNNRKWDIYNFHTKNNPLYRKKNSSDQTENWEDLPIMRKQDFQKPIEEMLSEGIQKSNVHVGNTSGSSGHPFFYAKDKYAHARTYANIYRSYDEHGLSLGMKQARFYGIPLRGKQRKIEQLKDFLFNRHRFPVHDLSPAQLEIFLKKFKRKPFAFVYGYTSSILAFAKYLESKNVILKDLCPSLKACIVTSEMCTEEDKSTIEKALGVEVLNEYGASEMDVIAMTDKRGEWRISNENIYLEILDDNDKVLEPGNEGRIVITSLFNKAMPFIRYDIGDYGKLKRENPGILEELTGRTSDIIHLPSGKKAGGLTFYYISRKILESGSAIREFVVKQKAIDTFVFEVVADRQLNHEETLQINKMLDDYLEKGLKLEIEYLDKIERSPNGKIKHFYSEI, encoded by the coding sequence TTGACAGCATTTAGAATTTTAATTGCCAGAATGGTATTGCTTTTAAATGGCCTTCCTTTGAAAAAAGCGATGAAGGATATTCTTGAATTGAATCAATCATTTAAAAGTCCGGAGGAAAAAAATGTTTGGCTTAATAATAGGAAATGGGATATCTATAATTTTCATACGAAGAATAATCCTTTGTACCGGAAAAAAAATTCATCAGATCAGACTGAGAATTGGGAAGATCTACCGATAATGCGGAAACAGGATTTCCAAAAACCAATAGAAGAAATGTTGTCAGAAGGAATTCAAAAATCTAATGTGCATGTAGGAAATACTTCCGGTTCCTCAGGTCATCCTTTTTTCTATGCTAAGGACAAATATGCCCATGCCAGGACCTATGCCAATATTTACAGGTCTTATGATGAACATGGCTTAAGTCTGGGTATGAAGCAGGCCAGATTCTATGGAATCCCCCTTAGAGGGAAACAACGGAAAATTGAACAGTTAAAAGATTTTTTATTTAATCGACATCGCTTTCCGGTGCACGATTTAAGTCCGGCGCAGCTTGAGATTTTTCTGAAAAAATTCAAACGAAAACCATTTGCCTTTGTCTATGGCTATACCAGTTCAATTCTGGCTTTTGCCAAATATCTGGAAAGCAAAAATGTAATTCTGAAAGATTTGTGCCCAAGCTTGAAAGCCTGTATTGTTACTTCAGAGATGTGTACGGAAGAAGATAAATCTACTATTGAAAAGGCTTTGGGGGTGGAAGTACTCAATGAATACGGCGCTTCTGAAATGGATGTTATCGCTATGACCGATAAGCGAGGTGAGTGGAGAATCTCAAACGAAAATATTTATTTGGAAATTCTGGATGATAATGACAAAGTGCTTGAACCAGGAAATGAAGGCAGAATAGTGATCACAAGTTTATTCAATAAGGCCATGCCTTTTATCAGATATGATATTGGCGACTATGGCAAACTGAAACGTGAAAACCCAGGGATTCTGGAGGAATTGACAGGCAGAACTTCTGATATCATTCACTTGCCAAGTGGGAAAAAAGCAGGCGGGCTTACCTTTTATTATATTTCCCGGAAAATACTGGAATCGGGAAGTGCTATTCGTGAATTTGTTGTAAAACAAAAGGCAATTGACACCTTTGTGTTTGAGGTGGTAGCCGATCGTCAGCTAAATCATGAAGAAACTTTACAAATCAATAAAATGCTGGATGATTATTTGGAAAAGGGCTTAAAACTTGAAATTGAGTATCTTGACAAAATCGAGCGTTCGCCCAATGGAAAAATCAAACACTTTTATTCAGAAATTTAA
- a CDS encoding sulfotransferase domain-containing protein, translating into MKPGLVLIPGIRKCGTTTLYDMLAENPQLFTLKDLKESQIFCLKRADFKRNIDKLTSEMDSSGTFLDASTLALYSSNAIANIKSHFEKVKIVFIIRKPQTRFVSAYMHNVKKGNKIENRTLKEVIEAFKKDENNSAIELSELEKAKSSGKINYRKIEFPNLNSKYKSRIEEGIDEDFTQLKYYRESCYSAYIEKWENEFGKENCLVISLEELRFDTEKALKKVTNFLRLENPLEIQLKSSNMTYMANSFLARTMRQLFRIIGLNRLVKKSTLLKSGVLKIRAKIYDKEKINNSESYRRELDYLFSEEMAYWENRSPEIYKYWMS; encoded by the coding sequence TTGAAACCAGGTCTGGTCTTAATTCCCGGTATCAGAAAATGCGGTACTACAACGCTTTACGACATGCTTGCTGAGAATCCTCAATTATTTACATTGAAAGATTTAAAGGAATCACAGATATTCTGTTTAAAGCGTGCAGATTTTAAAAGAAATATCGATAAACTGACCTCGGAAATGGATTCTTCGGGTACATTTTTGGATGCATCTACACTTGCGCTTTATTCTTCCAATGCCATTGCCAACATTAAATCTCATTTTGAGAAGGTTAAAATTGTATTTATAATCCGCAAACCTCAAACTCGGTTTGTTTCTGCATACATGCACAATGTTAAAAAGGGAAACAAGATTGAAAATCGCACTCTTAAGGAAGTAATCGAGGCATTCAAAAAAGATGAAAATAATTCAGCAATTGAATTATCTGAATTAGAAAAAGCTAAGAGTAGCGGAAAAATAAATTATAGAAAAATTGAATTTCCAAATCTTAACAGCAAATATAAAAGTAGGATTGAAGAGGGCATTGATGAAGATTTCACCCAATTGAAATATTATAGGGAATCCTGTTATTCTGCCTATATAGAAAAATGGGAAAACGAATTTGGTAAGGAAAATTGTTTAGTCATTTCACTTGAAGAATTGCGTTTTGATACAGAAAAAGCCTTAAAAAAGGTAACAAACTTTCTAAGGCTTGAAAATCCATTGGAAATTCAATTAAAATCTTCCAATATGACTTACATGGCTAATTCTTTTTTGGCCAGAACCATGCGTCAGCTGTTTCGGATTATAGGATTAAATCGCCTGGTAAAAAAGTCAACATTATTAAAAAGCGGGGTTTTAAAGATTAGAGCAAAAATTTACGACAAGGAGAAAATAAATAATTCGGAAAGCTACAGAAGAGAATTGGACTATTTATTCAGTGAGGAAATGGCCTACTGGGAAAATCGTTCACCGGAAATCTATAAATACTGGATGTCCTGA